In one Columba livia isolate bColLiv1 breed racing homer chromosome 23, bColLiv1.pat.W.v2, whole genome shotgun sequence genomic region, the following are encoded:
- the LOC102090056 gene encoding SKI/DACH domain-containing protein 1, producing MFLTCEGTFGIVPATMDYNGEARPGDFHAGYQEIEGINLGYLQINGTQMFALAQVLSDLFKDIPRTTISKKMETLKIKSRRCDLKELRTLKAINSVPTRAVKCSLISKADLEALCTSCKSLSPRRRKRKRKSKRREQLLLPDPGELFPCPRPQLLPPCRAGGCCSPPAPARPKLPPAFPKPRSAPAALLPQPFHRAFPAFEKPPRGRRGYALAGRGGLFAGVLAGYPRDLTLLHPAAAHPAVHPAALAQPGRRKRGPCCAKGLFPAEKGSAAARKSRSSVFPCSKRQGTSAGYSSDSDSSLDFGGSSPATSSDSSEEEEEEEEEEEEEEGDSSCSSEEGSSSESESSSLCSGDSVQSTRYRQAALPRFQPQPPREPLSEERPAEPPPSVGKALRPDPNLLFLSQQLWARTLRASTLESLSPVLALGSGAQSLPELYAKQEASPSSSSSFSSSSSPPPSPSSTPGGAPQQKEGGFGDAEPCAKGKDLHKDASNNRASLGPSDQAERQSGALTGRAPSPEPVPGSVPQPPAQEPPGNLDPSPAGETGEPRREHFDRLIRQSKLWCYAKGFNLDGKSLRHGGRTEPCKAAELKSSGSKRAESPSTLSNKALKGNGSERNAKRRRLARGAEAERQQSSSKGRPQKTPRRNAKKGNTHCKRLGSAGPTPPRNSFSLMGNFPCIPSLVVGEDGDLCPASSLGVKNSWVLSKTHPLWSWHLGGNAIPVPPSLKFRGYSLEDL from the coding sequence ATGTTCCTGACCTGCGAAGGGACCTTCGGAATTGTTCCAGCCACCATGGATTACAATGGGGAAGCCAGGCCGGGGGATTTTCATGCTGGCTATCAAGAAATCGAAGGGATAAACTTGGGATACTTACAGATCAATGGCACCCAGATGTTTGCTTTGGCCCAGGTCCTCAGCGACCTGTTTAAGGATATCCCCAGGACCACCATCAGCAAGAAGATGGAAACCTTAAAGATAAAGAGCCGACGCTGCGATCTCAAAGAGCTCCGGACCCTCAAAGCCATCAACTCGGTGCCCACCCGCGCAGTGAAGTGTTCCCTCATCTCCAAGGCGGACCTGGAGGCTCTTTGCACCTCCTGCAAGAGCCTCAGCCCccggaggaggaagaggaaaaggaaaagcaagaggagggagcagctgctgctgccggacCCGGGGGAGCTCTTCCCCTGTCCCCGGCCCCAGCTGCTGCCGCCCTGCAGAGCCGgcggctgctgctcccccccggcccccgcccgccccaAACTGCCCCCCGCTTTCCCCAAGCCGCGCTCGGCACCGGCCGCGCTGCTCCCGCAGCCTTTCCACAGGGCCTTCCCCGCCTTCGAGAAGCCGCCTCGGGGCCGGAGGGGTTACGCTCTGGCGGGTCGGGGGGGGCTCTTTGCCGGTGTCCTGGCCGGGTACCCCCGCGACTTGACGCTGCTGCATCCCGCGGCCGCGCATCCCGCTGTGCATCCCGCCGCGCTCGCCCAGCCGGGCCGGCGCAAGCGGGGGCCCTGCTGTGCCAAGGGGCTCTTCCCGGCGGAGAAGGGGTCCGCGGCCGCCAGGAAAAGCCGCTCCTCCGTCTTCCCCTGCTCCAAGAGGCAGGGAACCTCCGCCGGCTACTCCAGCGACTCGGACTCCAGCCTGGACTTCGGTGGGTCCAGCCCCGCCACGTCCAGCGACTCgtcggaggaggaggaggaagaggaggaggaggaggaggaggaggaaggggacagCTCGTGCAGCAGCGAGGAAGGCAGCTCCTCGGAGTCGGAGAGCAGCTCGCTGTGCAGCGGGGACTCGGTGCAGAGCACCCGGTACAGACAGGCGGCTCTGCCCCGCTTCCAGCCGCAGCCCCCCCGGGAGCCCCTCAGTGAGGAGCGCCCCGCCGAGCCCCCCCCGAGCGTGGGCAAAGCCCTGCGCCCCGACCCcaacctcctcttcctctcgCAGCAGCTCTGGGCCAGGACTTTGCGAGCATCAACTTTGGAAAGTTTGAGCCCAGTTCTAGCCCTAGGCTCAGGGGCCCAGTCGCTGCCGGAGCTGTACGCAAAGCAGGAggcctccccttcctcctcctcctccttctcctcctcctcctccccccctccctccccgaGCAGCACCCCTGGGGGGGCTCCGCAACAAAAGGAGGGAGGCTTTGGGGACGCGGAGCCCTGCGCCAAAGGGAAGGATTTGCACAAAGATGCCTCGAACAATAGAGCCTCGTTAGGCCCCAGTGACCAGGCAGAGAGGCAAAGCGGAGCTTTAACCGGGCGAGCGCCTTCCCCAGAGCCGGTCCCGGGCTCGGTCCCTCAGCCCCCGGCTCAGGAGCCGCCGGGGAACCTCGACCCGTCCCCAGCCGGGGAAACGGGGGAGCCCCGGCGGGAGCACTTTGACCGGCTGATCCGGCAATCCAAGCTGTGGTGTTACGCCAAAGGGTTCAACCTGGACGGGAAAAGTTTGCGGCACGGAGGGAGGACGGAGCCTTGTAAAGCCGCAGAGCTCAAATCCTCCGGCTCCAAAAGAGCAGAGAGCCCCAGCACCTTGTCAAACAAAGCTTTGAAAGGCAATGGCTCGGAAAGGAATGCCAAGCGCAGACGCCTTGCCAGAGGCGCTGAGGCAGAAAGGCAACAGAGCTCCTCTAAAGGGAGGCCACAAAAGACTCCGAGGAGAAATGCCAAAAAGGGAAACACTCACTGCAAACGCCTCGGCAGCGCTGGGCCCACCCCGCCTCGGAATTCCTTCAGCCTCATGGGCAACTTCCCCTGTATTCCCTCCCTGGTCGTGGGGGAAGATGGGGACCTGTGTCCTGCCTCCTCCTTGGGGGTTaaaaactcctgggtcctctcCAAAACTCACCCGCTGTGGAGCTGGCACTTGGGGGGCAACGCCATCCCGGTGCCCCCCAGCCTCAAATTCCGGGGCTATAGCTTGGAGGATCTCTAA